Part of the Sorghum bicolor cultivar BTx623 chromosome 1, Sorghum_bicolor_NCBIv3, whole genome shotgun sequence genome, GGTGATCAAACTTTGtgaaaaaaagtcaaacatcttgtaatttgatctcTCCTTGTTTTTTTCCTCTATTTGAACCGTTGGTCCAAGACATGGGAAAGGAATTTGTCGGCTGCTATCCGATCTAATCCAGCCAAATAGGAGGAGAGCATGTAGAGGGTAGAAGATGGACCAACCGCTAGTAACCCATGAACACGATCGACGGTGTCATTCCATCGCCTCCTATGGTGCAGTCGTCACGCCCCTCACCGTGCAGTCACCCCAAGGTATGCAGTTGCTTTCTCTAGTAAGTCCTGTCCTAAAGATTTCGGAGAAGACCCATTAGTTTGCTTGATCTATGGTTTTTTCAGATAAATAAATTGGTAAAGATGATTGCATATGGTTTTGTTAGTCTATATATATGTTCATTGAGCTTAAACATTTTTTTCTCCAAAATTAGACTTCTGGTCAGTTTCTTGTCATGATAAGAAAAGCAATGCACTCGAAGGATACCACAACACTCAAGATTACTCCGAATTATACAAAATGGTATGTTATTTAGGCTTTAAGTTTCATGTAtaatttattaatttttattaGAGGAACTGTTTGATTGGTTTATTCTGAGTTACACTGCCAATATATAGTTCACTGAGATGAAGTAGAAGCAAAGAAATTATACTCTATTTCTCAGCACATTCTAAAAATTAATAACCCTATATAAATATTTTATCCTTTGGTACTTTTCTATTGATTGATTTAAACATTGTTCTCTTGTCTGTTGTTGCATTGATTGGGCACTTGCTGCATAGAGCTGATTTATAAGCAAGTCCATCGTTGTGCTTCTCTTAGATGGCTATCTGCACTCACAGAGTTGCAGTCCAAAGTGGTTGTGGTTTCACTTCACTGGATTCTGactttattatattttttattgtgTCATTGAAAGGTAGCAGTTAAATGCATCAACTATGTGACTGAATTAACAACCTTCTTTTTGCCAAAAAACAACTTTTCTTTGCCAAAAAGCTAAGCATGGGCACTTGCTGCATAGAGCTGATGTGTAAGCAAGTCCATCGTTGTGCTTCTCTTAGATGGCTATCTGCCCTCGTAGAGTTGCAGTCCAAAGTGGTTGTGGTTTCACTTCACTGGATTCTGACttcattatatttttattgtgtcATTGAGAGGTAGCAGTTAAATGCATCAACTATGTGACTGAATTAACAACCTtctttttgccaaaaagctaagcatgagtttcatttcattttttattttaactTGGGTCAATTGTTCATTTGTTCAATATTCTAGTTTATCCCTGTGAATGTACATGGTTACTTATCTTTTGTTGCAAGTTGATTGTCATGACATCAACTCCGGCTTGTTGAGTGCAGTTCCATATGTTTGTGCTAGAAAGATAGATTTTGTGTGTTTTATTTATGTTCCTTAATGTTAGTTTTTTTCCATTTGGTAATTTTAAGGAAGAGTATTTATATATATCGATTGTGGATTATTGCTACTAGCTTCTTTAGTTCAGCAAAAATGAGATGCCCAATCAATTAATTTTGCCGTAGCATTAGTTTTGTATTTTACTGTAGCGTTAACACGGATTGTGAATTCTTGATTGTAACAACTTTTGGTCTATTTCTGTTGTTTTGCATATGAGGGGGGCAGTCGTCCTTGCTACCAAGCATGCGGAAGCGATGGCCTAGGAAGCCACTGTTGTATGGAATCAGCACCGTGTTGGTCATGCCACTGAGGACACTGTATGGACTATGGACTGGATCGTGTTCTTGGTGCAGGGCGGTTCCTCTGCAACACGGCCAGCGTCTCGTCGTCGTTGCAAATTGAGCTTGTAAGTGGCCGGACATACCATATTTCTGTATCGACATGGTGGTGCTCTTTTTAAATCAATTGTGATGGGTTTCTTACAATTAGATGTCATtgttttgggccttgtttagttcccaaaaaattttacaaaatttttcagattttctgtcacatcgaatctttaaacatatgcatgtagtattaaatatagatgaaaataaaaactaattgtacagtttggtcggaattgacgagacgaatcttttaagcctagccagtccatgattggacaatatttgtcaaatacaaacgaaagtgctacaatgtcgatttcccaaaaatttttggaactaaacaaggccctgtacAAAGAAAATATAAGGTCATAACTCATAAGGCCATTTGTAGTAGGAAAGAGTTGGTGTCCATGCAAAGAAGTATCATTCTTGATCCACTCTCAGGTTTACTCATGCTTGGCATTTTGCTGTTGTTTTCTGTTGTGGACCAGACCCTTAGACTATATCTCTATAAAAGTGTGGAAACTGAATATACTTCTTGGTAGCAATACATGTCCAGGGAGCTCTTGTAAATGTTAATGATATGAAAATGTTTTAAAGTGCTATTTTGTCAATTTCTTATGCCAACTTGCATAAGGAGATATTCTCAGTTCGTTTGTTCATTTCATTTGCAGCTTTACAAGGCGGCATTAGACAATTGTTTTTAGATGGACGACTGGGGGGTGATAGAGTTCTCCATAATGAAAAGCATTTTGACTGGCAAGGGAAACAACCGTATGCATGTCATTTGTGTTTTTAGATGGCACTGTAGTGACAACATGAGCAATATACTCAACGATAGTCAATGTTAGCAAGAAAGTTAAAATAACTTATTATTTGGGATGGAGAGGGTAGACATAAGAGATCTcatgaaaattttgaattttgatgctTACTAGCTTTCAATCTTATGGTCTAGGATTTTCCCGACAGTGCCACTGACGGTGGTGAGTTCCTTGGCGCCCGAGGTGCCCCCGTGGTAGCATCTGTGGCGAATCCGATGCTGGGTCAGACCTGCACAAGCCATGTCATCGAGGCCGTGATAGTGATGGATCGATTAGGTTTGACTCATGCAAACTATTGTTGTAGTAAAGAGTAGATTCAGTGGCTTTTGAGCCAATTTTAGACCTATACTGAAATAATTTTCAGTTAAAATTGGAAGCCAGACTGTTTTTCTTTATGTTTCATTTACCAAACATTTTTTGTTTGTAGCAAGGCatgattttatttttttctttgaagATTTAATTCAATTTCACTTAAAAGGAATTTCTTACCATATGTTTAGTTACATCGTGCATGTTGAGTGCTAAATGGTAACCAATTAAGTTGTAGGAGTAAATGCTAAGTCTTATGCAGCAAAGACTAAACTGTATTTTTtaaatttgcatatttgaataTTACTGTAGCATTTAGCACAGACACTATACTAGTGCCAATAGAAATCAGATTTTGTTAAGTTTGTGATTTTATATAACAGACTAGGTAGCGTGCTCGTGTGTTGCTACGGGACAACTAAACTTTGGCACCAGAAACACATGGATCACATGATAAGTGACATTTAATCTAAAAGGCAAAGTTCGTGAAATTAACACCGTCATAGAGAGTGCGACAAAAGCTTACAAGCTCTGTGATGTTGCTAAGATAATGTTTTATATCTGCAAGAAATTTCTGATATCTATTTCTTTCATGCGCCAATAAATCCACAAATAAATTTCACCGCATCTTCGTACCATTCTTCGACTATATATGTAAATATTAGTGCCCGTCACATGGATAGTACACATGTCTTGAAAAATCTCTTATAAAATCTCCATATCAAGGTTGGAGTATATATGTAAATATTAGCATTGCATGGTAGCGGCACGGCCTCCCCGTGTCGGACGGTGGTAGTGGCACTGAGGTTGAGTGACGTGGCCTTCCCATTGTCAGGCGGCAGTGACAGAGCTAGAGTCGAGCGGCACAACATCACAGCATCAAACACGGTGGCGCTGTGACCTGGGAGCGATGCTTCGACTAATGTAGTGCCTAACGTTTAAGTAATAAGCTTTACCTAAGCCTCATACATAATGCAGCGATataaatacagaataaataaaaaagattcaGATGTTGCATATTTTTTTACCTGCTGATGTATATTATTGCTCAGGACATCCTTATTCACTAGTCTGATCAGGCCTGACAAGGTCTCAGAGGTCTTAACTGAGGATATGGTTTGAGTTTTATCCTCTAGGTGGATGCTGCTGATCAAAGCTGCTTCACTCATAAAACCAGCCCCACTGCCAGAAGCAACATTGATATTTGCAGACTGATCAGATGAATCAAAATTACTCCTATCAATGTCAGCATCCAATGGAGTCACTTCATCACTGGCCTGACCACTTTTCAATGCCAActgcaaaacaaaacaaaaaagctTCAAAAGAAAGCTCCAGGTCCAGTGCTAGACTCAGCACATTCCTAAAACATTCAAAGACTGAAATCAACCTAAGTTCAACCTAACAAACCTGTTCCAGCCGTTCCTTTTTTAGTTGCTCAGCTATTCCTTCAAAGGCATAAGAATACTTAAGTGCATTCCAGACAGTGTAAGCAATTAGCTCAAGATTGCTCTCAACATATGGACATTTTGATTTCACAATTCTTTTCAAATGTCCAACATCTGTAGGCATCTGCTTTGCTTTTGAATTAAAAAAAAGGGGTGGCGGAGTCAGCGAAGTCGCATATCTAATTTTGCACCATAATAACAAAAAAGCCTTATTTGGCAGTATATAACCAGTACTTTCGtcttcctgacgagctatactATCTCTCCACTCATGTAGAGCCTAAATGTAGGGAGAAGAGGATATATGAGATGCTCATTATATATGCAACATTTCAATAGAAAAAACTGAATACAATAAAATGTCCTAATATGACTTTACAAAGGTCAAAATATTGAATGCAGAATGATCATGAGAATACATAAAGTATGTTCTTACAGCAACAACAGCCAGCTGTTTTGCATCCAGTTCATGTTCCTGCAACCTGTAATAATATAGTTCAGTAACATGATATGCACATAAAACTAATTGTTTACTATAGAAGCCAGTTAAGGAACTGAGGGCAGCAGCATACGAACCCGTATATGTGGAGATAGGACGTATCTGTCAGAAGCTCCTTCTCATAGAACTGTAAGCAAATTTCATTACTGCGCTTATGGACCTGCAGTAACCCAAACTCTCattaaaacacacacacacatacacacacacacacacatcagGACATGCAATTTGATACATATGACAGTCCAATAACAATCGATTCAGTTCAGGAACCAcaagcaacaaagagatcggTGCTAGATCTAACTTCATTCAAAGAGGTGACAATATCAAACTGCATATTCTCTTATGACCTCAATACATAAGATGGGAACCAGAACAAAAACAATACTTTTTGTACTGTACCTCTAGAAGAAGATCATTTTCAAATGTTGACTCCCTCTGTAGTCTCTGTCTCATTAAGTCATAGGAATATATGTACAGCAGATAGTGTGTATCTTCTCTAGCATACCTGGGCAGAAGTGAAGTCACTTATACATAACTGATGGCAAGTCAGCAATAAAGAAAAGCAAACGAAAAATATATCCAACACCAAACACAAcagaaaaaaaattcagaatAGGGTCTATACGCACAATACTTGATCATTTCATCAGGAAGTGGCCTTGACCTCCAGTCTGCATTTTGATATCTACAAGAAAAGGCATGCTTTAATCAGAGACAATAAAATCCCATTGTAGATGCATGGGAGGTCAGAGTGAATCTTTGTAGATTTATTGGATATAGAGCCATACTCCTTCTTTGCTGTCACCCCACAAAAGTGAAGCAATAGGTGCTCAAGGCTGTTTCTCTCCATCTGTAAGACCCTTGAAGCCTGATTATGGTTAGAAAGAAAATCAATCTTCAGTCTATTAAACATTAAAAATCAACGCGCAGGTGGGGTGAGCTGCAGCGGCGGGACGGCGAGCACGGCTGAATGGACTTGCTATGAGTGCACGGTGGCTGCAGTATTCACAGACGAGCGATGACGGGGTGGGTTGGTGTCACTGGAGTTGTCGGCCATGGCAGCAGCGTGGGGTGCTCGTCGCCGATGAGGGCCCGACGAAGACCTGGTGAGGGGACCGATAAAGACCTGAGCGCCTGACCTGCGACAGTGGCAGAGCAAAGCGGCGGGATGCGGAGGGCGGCGGTGTGAAGGGATAGAGGCAAATCTCATGGGTGGGAATCGAACCTTGGAGACACCCTCGTCCAGGGAGGTGGCCGCGGGTCCGACGGTGCTATCGTCCAGAGAGGGGGTCCCTCTCTTCCATAGATGGCCGCGACGGGGCTCGTTGCAGCGACTTTGACGGCAGTCGAGAGGTCGCGGCCGCGGCCGAGATCGCAGCGCTCGCGCAGATGTCAGCGCCCGCGGACGACACTCTCACGGACGGCGCTGGCGTGGACGTCAGCGCCTGCGGACGGCGCTCGCGCAGACTTCCAGGATAGGGGCGCTTTCGCGGACGTCCAGGGAGGGGATCGACGGCGCTCACGCAGACATCTAGGGAGGGGATTGGGGCGCATGGATCGACGGCGCTCGGGCGGACGCGATAGGAAAGGGAGAGGGGATCGGGGAGGGCGCGGACACGATAGGAAAGGGGAGGGATCGGGGAGGAGATCACGGTCGCCAGGCTGTTTCCTAGTAGGGAGTACGCGGACGCACGCACGGCGAGGGCAGGACGAAAACGATTGTCGCACGAAAAAA contains:
- the LOC8057787 gene encoding protein RRP6-like 2 isoform X2; the protein is MFNRLKIDFLSNHNQASRVLQMERNSLEHLLLHFCGVTAKKEYQNADWRSRPLPDEMIKYAREDTHYLLYIYSYDLMRQRLQRESTFENDLLLEVHKRSNEICLQFYEKELLTDTSYLHIYGLQEHELDAKQLAVVAALHEWRDSIARQEDESTGYILPNKAFLLLWCKIRYATSLTPPPLFFNSKAKQMPTDVGHLKRIVKSKCPYVESNLELIAYTVWNALKYSYAFEGIAEQLKKERLEQLALKSGQASDEVTPLDADIDRSNFDSSDQSANINVASGSGAGFMSEAALISSIHLEDKTQTISSVKTSETLSGLIRLVNKDVLSNNIHQQV
- the LOC8057787 gene encoding protein RRP6-like 2 isoform X5 — its product is MRQRLQRESTFENDLLLEVHKRSNEICLQFYEKELLTDTSYLHIYGLQEHELDAKQLAVVAALHEWRDSIARQEDESTGYILPNKAFLLLWCKIRYATSLTPPPLFFNSKAKQMPTDVGHLKRIVKSKCPYVESNLELIAYTVWNALKYSYAFEGIAEQLKKERLEQLALKSGQASDEVTPLDADIDRSNFDSSDQSANINVASGSGAGFMSEAALISSIHLEDKTQTISSVKTSETLSGLIRLVNKDVLSNNIHQQALH
- the LOC8057787 gene encoding protein RRP6-like 2 isoform X1, translated to MFNRLKIDFLSNHNQASRVLQMERNSLEHLLLHFCGVTAKKEYQNADWRSRPLPDEMIKYAREDTHYLLYIYSYDLMRQRLQRESTFENDLLLEVHKRSNEICLQFYEKELLTDTSYLHIYGLQEHELDAKQLAVVAALHEWRDSIARQEDESTGYILPNKAFLLLWCKIRYATSLTPPPLFFNSKAKQMPTDVGHLKRIVKSKCPYVESNLELIAYTVWNALKYSYAFEGIAEQLKKERLEQLALKSGQASDEVTPLDADIDRSNFDSSDQSANINVASGSGAGFMSEAALISSIHLEDKTQTISSVKTSETLSGLIRLVNKDVLSNNIHQQALH
- the LOC8057787 gene encoding protein RRP6-like 2 isoform X3, with product MERNSLEHLLLHFCGVTAKKEYQNADWRSRPLPDEMIKYAREDTHYLLYIYSYDLMRQRLQRESTFENDLLLEVHKRSNEICLQFYEKELLTDTSYLHIYGLQEHELDAKQLAVVAALHEWRDSIARQEDESTGYILPNKAFLLLWCKIRYATSLTPPPLFFNSKAKQMPTDVGHLKRIVKSKCPYVESNLELIAYTVWNALKYSYAFEGIAEQLKKERLEQLALKSGQASDEVTPLDADIDRSNFDSSDQSANINVASGSGAGFMSEAALISSIHLEDKTQTISSVKTSETLSGLIRLVNKDVLSNNIHQQALH
- the LOC8057787 gene encoding protein RRP6-like 2 isoform X4, which gives rise to MFNRLKIDFLSNHNQASRVLQMERNSLEHLLLHFCGVTAKKEYQNADWRSRPLPDEMIKYAREDTHYLLYIYSYDLMRQRLQRESTFENDLLLEVHKRSNEICLQFYEKELLTDTSYLHIYGLQEHELDAKQLAVVAALHEWRDSIARQEDETKQMPTDVGHLKRIVKSKCPYVESNLELIAYTVWNALKYSYAFEGIAEQLKKERLEQLALKSGQASDEVTPLDADIDRSNFDSSDQSANINVASGSGAGFMSEAALISSIHLEDKTQTISSVKTSETLSGLIRLVNKDVLSNNIHQQALH